In the genome of Drosophila subpulchrella strain 33 F10 #4 breed RU33 chromosome 2L, RU_Dsub_v1.1 Primary Assembly, whole genome shotgun sequence, one region contains:
- the LOC119548458 gene encoding transcription elongation factor S-II, whose product MSVEEEVFRIQKKMSKISMASDGTGQEQALDLLKALQTLNINLDILTKTRIGMTVNELRKSSKDDEVIALAKTLIKNWKRFLASPAPTTPNHSSSKEGSSNNSSAAKSSSAAKSSSSSSSGKDKSNSSGGGSSSSSKDKEKKASSSSSQSSFPSGGMTDAVRIKCREMLAAALKIGEVPEGCGEPEEMAAELEDAIYSEFKNTDMKYKNRIRSRVANLKDPKNPGLRGNFMCGAVTAKQLAKMTPEEMASDEMKKLREKFVKEAINDAQLATVQGTKTDLLKCAKCKKRNCTYNQLQTRSADEPMTTFVMCNECGNRWKFC is encoded by the exons ATGAGCGTGGAGGAGGAAGTGTTTCGGATCCAGAAGAAGATGAGCAAGATTTCGATGGCCAGCGACGGGACA GGACAGGAACAGGCCCTGGACCTGCTGAAGGCCCTGCAAACGCTGAACATCAACCTGGACATCCTGACCAAGACGCGGATCGGCATGACGGTGAACGAGCTGCGCAAGAGCAGCAAGGACGACGAGGTGATTGCCCTGGCCAAGACCCTGATCAAGAACTGGAAGCGCTTCCTGGCCAGCCCGGCTCCCACGACGCCCAACCACAGCTCCTCCAAGGAGGGCTCCTCCAACAACAGCAGTGCCGCCAAGTCCTCGAGCGCCGCCAAGTCatcctcgtcgtcgtcgtcgggAAAGGACAAGTCCaacagcagcggcggcggcagcagctCCTCCTCCAAGGACAAGGAGAAGAAGGCCTCCTCGTCCTCCTCACAATCATCGTTTCCCTCCGGCGGCATGACGGATGCGGTGCGCATCAAATGTCGCGAAATGCTGGCGGCCGCCTTGAAAATAGGTGAAGTGCCCGAGGGATGCGGGGAGCCCGAGGAGATGGCCGCCGAACTGGAGGATGCCATCTACTCCGAGTTCAAGAACACCGACATGAAGTACAAGAATCGCATTAGGTCACGCGTGGCCAACCTGAAGGACCCCAAGAATCCCGGCCTGCGTGGTAACTTTATGTGCGGCGCCGTGACTGCCAAGCAGCTGGCCAAGATGACGCCCGAGGAGATGGCCAGCGATGAGATGAAGAAGCTGCGCGAGAAGTTCGTCAAGGAGGCCATCAACGACGCCCAGCTGGCCACCGTGCAGGGCACCAAGACCGATCTCCTCAAGTGCGCCAAGTGCAAGAAGCGCAACTGCACGTACAACCAGCTGCAGACCCGGTCCGCCGACGAGCCGATGACCACCTTCGTCATGTGCAACGAGTGCGGCAACCGGTGGAAGTTCTGCTAA
- the LOC119548573 gene encoding uncharacterized protein LOC119548573, protein MKLLLWIWVLLMGKSLAYVRLTNLKCESFDKSYIDFPECRLKVLGRGIIAANIHVKALKLPINRMVTRFTTYRKLNGYHPFLFNVSKELCRSLKHPNRLDVFYWFYTAFMPYSNLNHTCPLNNDIYVRNCTLNDGMFVKVPLPKGTYLLTLEMDDGIETWVSIISIYFDIDVD, encoded by the exons ATGAAGCTACTCCTGTGGATCTGGGTCCTTTTGATGGGGAAATCCCTCGCATATGTGCGCCTCACAAATCTCAAGTGCGAGAGCTTTGACAAATCGTACATTGACTTTCCCGAGTGCCGACTGAAAGTCCTTGGAAGGGGAATTATAGCCGCCAACATTCATGTGAAAGCCCTTAAATTACCAATAAACCGGATGGTAACAAGATTTACCACTTACCGGAAACTCAACGGATACCACCCGTTTCTATTTAATGTTTCCAAAGAGCTCTGTCGATCATTGAAGCATCCAAATCGCCTAGATGTCTTCTACTGGTTCTACACCGCTTTTATGCCCTATTCCAACCTGAATCATACTTGTCCCCTTAAT aatGATATTTACGTGAGGAACTGCACCTTGAACGATGGTATGTTTGTAAAGGTTCCATTACCAAAGGGAACCTACTTGCTAACGCTAGAAATGGATGATGGCATCGAAACGTGGGTTTCCATTATATCAATATATTTCGATATTGATGTAGACTAA